The following coding sequences lie in one Spinacia oleracea cultivar Varoflay chromosome 1, BTI_SOV_V1, whole genome shotgun sequence genomic window:
- the LOC130459219 gene encoding serine/threonine-protein phosphatase 7 long form homolog, with the protein MEPTIHPGPRDTSVLTLQAEHRSEDVWGGGMDRLLTCREHVLGLGEWVIHDRVLEFVRLAGFYGVHRLVGGGLALDRSLITALIERWRQETHTFHLAVGEATITLQDVAVLLGLRVHGAPVTGDGTGVWSALVEELLGIRPEPGDDGKPVLQGSSLRMTWLRRHFSQGPPDDAADIVYERFSRAYILALMGSILFADKSGDAVQLVYLPLIRDLRRAGTYSWGSATLAYLYRQMCRAARRRSRDIGGPLILLQLWSWEHIHIGRPRISRVRDAPPPDPEHPIEVDDPSILGTQHQRGVDPLACSWLRVHFSCGHTASGLSFFRDALDHQKETQMTWQPYSETVLGLLPEICRCDRDIWRSVVPLICFDIVEYHYPNRVMRQFGLEQSVPVACDTSVDLHNVDRRHKNKKFEEMHRKYVEEWRDRESRIVQGTPFAGHRERMKEYMDWYCSITRLLITPVTRSPPTTHYQPSSSDIILSHALADLASRCTRAVDSALELPPSLALPLTLDTLRNLSSSCIETLSRVGQEHILQQYDLASSQCTPDTSTSHVSRGRGFRPPRARPPPLTPPLRPLALTSPHPPPPPSPRPPPPPSPRPPPLTPPASPPASQVISSPPLQLLTYRRQKGCSPSQRPEPIAEEDESSFSSSEHSKKQRRT; encoded by the exons ATGGAGCCGACGATCCATCCCGGCCCACGTGATACTTCGGTTTTGACGTTGCAGGCGGAGCATAGGAGTGAGGATGTTTGGGGAGGGGGTATGGACAGGCTTTTGACGTGTCGGGAGCACGTGCTTGGTTTAGGAGAGTGGGTGATACATGATCGAGTCTTGGAGTTTGTTAGATTAGCAGGGTTCTATGGTGTACATAGATTGGTTGGTGGTGGATTAGCCTTAGATAGGTCTTTGATCACAGCATTGATTGAGAGATGGAGACAGGAGACGCACACTTTTCATTTGGCTGTTGGTGAGGCTACTATTACTCTGCAGGATGTCGCTGTTTTGTTGGGGCTCAGAGTTCATGGGGCTCCTGTCACAGGGGATGGTACTGGGGTGTGGTCAGCTTTAGTCGAGGAGTTGTTAGGGATACGACCAGAGCCTGGTGATGATGGAAAACCTGTTCTCCAGGGTTCATCATTGAGGATGACTTGGTTGAGGCGACACTTCAGTCAGGGCCCCCCTGATGACGCTGCTGATATTGTTTATGAGAGGTTTAGCCGAGCATATATTCTTGCACTTATGGGGTCCATTTTGTTTGCTGATAAGAGCGGTGATGCCGTGCAGCTCGTCTACTTGCCATTGATACGCGACTTGCGTAGAGCTGGGACATACAGCTGGGGGAGTGCGACCCTTGCTTATTTGTATCGACAGATGTGTCGAGCCGCTCGTAGACGATCCCGTGACATTGGTGGTCCACTTATACTTCTGCAGTTATGGTCATGGGAGCATATTCACATTGGTCGTCCGAGGATTTCGAGAGTTCGCGATGCTCCACCTCCTGACCCAGAGCATCCTATTGAGGTCGACGATCCATCTATTCTTGGTACTCAGCATCAGCGTGGAGTGGACCCCTTAGCATGCAG TTGGCTTAGGGTTCACTTTTCATGTGGCCATACAGCTAGTGGACTCTCTTTCTTTAGGGATGCACTTGACCATCAAAAGGAGACACAG ATGACTTGGCAGCCATATTCAGAGACGGTACTTGGTTTACTACCCGAGATTTGTAGATGTGATAGAGATATATGGCGCTCAGTTGTACCGTTGATTTGCTTTGACATTGTTGAGTACCACTACCCAAATCGAGTGATGCGTCAGTTTGGATTGGAACAGTCAGTTCCCGTTGCGTGTGACACGAGTGTTGATCTTCATAATGTGGATCGACGGCATAAAAACAAGAAGTTTGAAGAGATGCATCGCAAATATGTGGAGGAGTGGCGTGATCGTGAGAGTCGGATTGTTCAAGGCACTCCTTTTGCCGGTCATCGTGAGAGGATGAAGGAGTATATGGATTGGTATTGTAGCATCACGAGACTCCTCATTACTCCTGTTACACGATCACCCCCCACCACTCATTATCAGCCGTCTTCCTCTGATATTATTTTG TCACATGCATTGGCTGATCTTGCCTCAAGATGCACTCGAGCTGTGGATTCTGCGTTAGAGTTACCTCCCAGTTTGGCCCTTCCTCTCACTCTTGATACGTTACGCAATTTGAGTTCCTCTTGCATTGAGACCTTATCAAGAGTGGGGCAAGAACATATCCTCCAACAATATGATTTAGCCTCGTCTCAGTGTACACCCGACACCTCCACCTCACATGTTTCTCGAGGGCGTGGTTTTCGACCACCACGTGCACGCCCTCCACCACTTACTCCTCCTCTACGCCCTCTAGCACTTACTTCTCcacaccctccaccaccaccttctccacgccctccaccaccaccttctccaCGCCCTCCACCTCTTACTCCTCCTGCATCTCCGCCAGCATCACAAGTTATTTCATCTCCTCCTTTGCAGCTTCTCACTTACCGGCGACAAAAGGGTTGCTCTCCTAGTCAACGTCCCGAGCCAATTGCCGAGGAGGATGAGTCCTCATTTTCATCGTCCGAGCATTCAAAGAAACAACGTAGAACTTAG